The following are encoded together in the Glycine max cultivar Williams 82 chromosome 8, Glycine_max_v4.0, whole genome shotgun sequence genome:
- the LOC102665980 gene encoding pentatricopeptide repeat-containing protein At1g06143-like, with the protein MSFSIAHRVHQPPRHLPHASANKAATLHHHSHHPTPIVSFLQTATLSKEPTWKQINQVPYSTTHSKRTWASDIDPHLCLKSLRETHGMALKCGFDAMQISATNALADAYAKCDSLEAVENVFNRMQGKDIVSWTTMVTAYCQYSEWGKALAIFSQMRNEGFVPNHFTLSSVITACGGLCLLEYGQQIHGLTCKASMDTETCIESALIDMYAKCGNLKGAMKIFKRISNPDTVSWTAIISTYAQHGLVEDALQLFRKMKQSDAKINAVTLLMHPFRLQPWRKGGGRPENFPSNGGHLWCGARNEESVPIDNGKTELNSGKVLPFQIVTMIVCYVAF; encoded by the exons ATGAGCTTCTCCATTGCACACCGCGTGCACCAACCTCCTCGTCATCTTCCCCATGCTTCCGCAAACAAAGCAGCCACGCTTCATCATCATTCACACCACCCAACACCTATTGTTTCCTTTCTTCAGACTGCAACACTTTCAAAGGAACCAACGTGGAAGCAGATTAACCAAGTCCCATACTCAACCACTCATTCGAAGAGAACTTGGGCATCTGACATAGACCCGCACTTG TGTCTGAAATCATTAAGGGAGACTCATGGAATGGCTTTGAAATGTGGATTCGATGCAATGCAGATTAGTGCAACCAATGCCCTTGCTGATGCATATGCCAAATGtgactcacttgaagctgtagAAAATGTATTCAATAGAATGCAAGGGAAAGACATAGTATCTTGGACAACCATGGTGACAGCATATTGCCAATATTCTGAATGGGGAAAAGCCCTGGCCATCTTCTCACAAATGCGCAATGAAGGCTTTGTACCCAATCATTTTACCCTTTCTAGTGTGATTACTGCATGTGGAGGTCTTTGTTTACTAGAATACGGCCAGCAAATTCACGGTCTGACATGCAAGGCCAGCATGGATACCGAAACATGCATAGAAAGTGCTCTAATTGACATGTACGCCAAATGTGGCAATCTAAAAGGGgcaatgaaaattttcaaaagaatatCCAACCCCGACACGGTTTCATGGACTGCAATAATATCCACTTATGCCCAACACGGCCTTGTTGAAGATGCCCTTCAACTCTTCAGAAAGATGAAACAGTCAGATGCAAAGATCAACGCTGTCACATTACTTATGCATCCTTTTCGCCTGCAGCCATGGAGGAAAGGTGGAGGAAGGCCTGAGAATTTTCCATCAAATGGAGGACACCTATGGTGTGGTGCCCGAAATGAAGAATCAGTACCTATTGATAATGGTAAGACTGAACTTAACAGCGGGAAAGTCTTACCCTTCCAAATTGTTACTATGATAGTTTGTTATGTTGCTTTCTAG
- the LOC100817943 gene encoding 60S ribosomal protein L27, with protein MVKFLKPNKAVIVLQGRYAGRKAVIVRTFDEGTRERPYGHCLVAGIKKYPSKVIKKDSAKKTAKKSRVKAFVKLVNYQHLMPTRYTFDVDLKDAVTPDVLGTKDKKVTALKETKKRLEERFKTGKNRWFFTKLRF; from the coding sequence ATGGTGAAGTTCCTTAAGCCCAACAAGGCTGTCATCGTCCTGCAGGGCCGCTACGCCGGGCGCAAGGCGGTGATCGTGAGGACCTTCGACGAGGGAACCAGGGAGCGCCCCTACGGCCACTGCCTCGTCGCCGGAATCAAGAAGtaccccagcaaggtcatcaagaAGGACTCCGCCAAGAAGACGGCCAAGAAATCTAGGGTTAAGGCGTTCGTGAAGCTCGTGAACTACCAGCACCTCATGCCCACGCGTTACACGTTCGACGTGGATCTCAAGGATGCTGTTACCCCTGATGTTCTCGGCACCAAGGACAAGAAGGTCACTGCTCTCAAGGAGACCAAGAAGCGGTTGGAGGAGAGGTTCAAGACCGGCAAGAATAGGTGGTTCTTTACCAAACTCAGATTCTGA